Proteins from a single region of Runella sp. SP2:
- a CDS encoding ABC transporter ATP-binding protein — protein MLKARNIVRNYGNLPVLKGIDLDIHQGELVTIVGASGAGKSTLLQIVGTLDRPDGGQVWMDDTDVFALKEKELAAFRNQKIGFIFQFHNLFPEFTALENVCMPAFIGGKSPEATIKNRGAELLEMLGLKDRMQHLPSQMSGGEQQRVAVARALINNPAIVFADEPSGNLDSKNAEDLHQLFFKLRTELRQTFVIVTHNEHLADLADRKLEMVDGLLRL, from the coding sequence ATGCTCAAAGCCCGCAATATCGTTCGTAATTATGGTAATCTGCCTGTATTAAAAGGAATTGACCTCGATATTCATCAAGGCGAACTGGTGACGATAGTAGGCGCTTCGGGGGCGGGAAAAAGCACGCTTCTTCAAATTGTAGGAACCCTCGACCGACCCGATGGCGGGCAAGTTTGGATGGACGACACCGACGTTTTTGCGTTGAAAGAGAAAGAGTTAGCGGCCTTCCGAAACCAAAAAATTGGCTTTATTTTCCAGTTTCATAACCTCTTTCCCGAATTTACGGCCCTCGAAAACGTGTGTATGCCTGCCTTCATTGGGGGGAAATCGCCCGAAGCTACCATTAAAAACCGTGGTGCTGAATTGTTAGAAATGTTGGGGCTCAAAGATCGTATGCAGCATTTACCTTCGCAAATGTCAGGAGGAGAGCAGCAGCGGGTAGCCGTGGCGCGGGCGCTTATTAATAACCCTGCCATTGTGTTTGCCGACGAGCCAAGTGGAAATTTAGACTCAAAAAATGCTGAAGATTTGCACCAACTCTTTTTTAAACTTCGTACCGAATTGCGCCAAACGTTTGTGATTGTAACCCACAACGAACACCTCGCTGACTTGGCCGACCGCAAGCTGGAAATGGTCGATGGTCTTCTCCGTTTATAG
- a CDS encoding threonine synthase, translated as MLLSHTSVSRVAALQCSHCQKVYSASTIATFSPCCQKPLWATYDYSAPLSPSLLATRPNTLWRYREMLPVFDDQNIVTLGEGGTPILPLQKWASQYGYKQLILKDESNNPTGSFKARGLSMAISKAKEFGVESCIIPTAGNAGGAMAAYCARAGIKATVVMPRHTPQVFKDECELYGAELVLVDGLINDCGKKVAEMKTQNGYFDVSTMKEPYRLEGKKTMGYEIAEQLNWQLPDVILYPAGGGTGLIGIWKAFFELKALGWIAKDAKLPRMYAVQAENCCPVVKTWENAQPNATQYQGKASLANGLAVPQPFAETLMLEVMRESGGCPVAVSDADMVAAVKEIARTEGLLIAPEGAALFVALQQLTAAQQIQRSENILLLNTGSGYKYLENFIS; from the coding sequence ATGCTCCTCTCCCACACCTCCGTAAGTCGGGTTGCTGCGTTGCAATGTAGCCATTGTCAGAAAGTCTATTCTGCCTCTACTATTGCTACCTTTTCGCCCTGTTGTCAAAAACCTTTGTGGGCTACTTACGACTATTCGGCGCCTTTGTCTCCTTCCTTGTTGGCAACTCGCCCCAATACGCTTTGGCGTTATCGTGAAATGCTTCCCGTTTTTGATGACCAAAATATCGTAACACTCGGCGAAGGTGGAACGCCCATATTGCCATTACAGAAATGGGCAAGTCAGTACGGGTATAAACAATTGATTCTCAAAGACGAATCCAATAATCCAACGGGGTCGTTTAAGGCAAGGGGCTTGAGCATGGCCATTTCAAAAGCCAAAGAATTTGGCGTCGAATCGTGCATCATTCCCACCGCAGGAAACGCAGGGGGCGCTATGGCAGCCTATTGCGCCCGTGCGGGTATCAAAGCAACCGTAGTCATGCCACGCCACACGCCTCAGGTGTTTAAAGACGAATGTGAATTGTACGGAGCTGAACTTGTTTTGGTCGATGGCCTCATCAACGATTGCGGTAAAAAAGTAGCCGAAATGAAAACTCAAAACGGTTATTTTGATGTATCGACCATGAAAGAACCGTATCGGTTGGAAGGGAAAAAAACGATGGGGTACGAAATTGCGGAACAGTTAAACTGGCAATTACCTGACGTTATTTTATATCCTGCAGGCGGTGGAACTGGCCTGATTGGCATTTGGAAGGCTTTTTTTGAGCTTAAAGCCCTGGGCTGGATTGCGAAAGACGCCAAACTTCCGCGTATGTACGCCGTTCAAGCCGAAAACTGCTGCCCCGTCGTTAAAACGTGGGAAAATGCGCAGCCCAATGCCACTCAGTATCAAGGCAAAGCTTCGTTGGCCAACGGCTTGGCAGTGCCTCAGCCCTTTGCCGAAACGTTGATGCTGGAAGTAATGCGAGAATCTGGTGGTTGCCCTGTCGCCGTTTCAGACGCTGACATGGTCGCTGCCGTGAAAGAAATCGCTCGAACTGAAGGTTTACTCATTGCCCCCGAAGGAGCCGCGCTTTTTGTTGCCCTTCAACAATTGACGGCAGCCCAGCAAATTCAACGTTCAGAAAACATACTTTTGTTGAATACGGGAAGTGGCTATAAATACCTTGAAAACTTTATTTCCTAA
- a CDS encoding DNA-3-methyladenine glycosylase, which translates to MSPENYLSSKDATLASIIEATSTFKKTDWNKDLYLALLESIVSQQISVKAADSIFARFRALFPEQYPHPELLLAQTDEELRSAGLSFQKINYLRNVATFSLEKGMDYAHLDTLTDDEIVDYLIPIKGVGRWTVEMLLMFVMNRPDVFPVDDLVIRQKMVKAYQLTETGRPLYKQLHEIAEQWRPHRTMACRYLWRWQPNAK; encoded by the coding sequence ATGTCGCCCGAAAATTATCTATCTAGCAAGGATGCTACTTTGGCGTCTATTATTGAAGCTACCTCTACTTTTAAGAAAACGGATTGGAACAAAGATTTGTACTTGGCACTCTTGGAAAGTATTGTTTCTCAGCAGATTTCGGTCAAAGCTGCGGATTCGATTTTTGCCCGTTTTAGGGCTTTATTTCCAGAGCAATATCCACATCCTGAGCTGCTTTTAGCCCAAACCGACGAAGAACTACGAAGTGCAGGACTGTCGTTTCAAAAAATCAATTATCTCCGTAATGTGGCTACGTTTTCGCTCGAAAAAGGCATGGATTATGCGCATTTGGACACGCTGACGGACGACGAAATCGTTGATTATTTAATTCCTATCAAAGGCGTTGGGCGCTGGACGGTAGAGATGCTGTTGATGTTTGTGATGAATCGTCCTGATGTTTTTCCCGTGGATGATTTGGTGATACGTCAAAAAATGGTGAAAGCGTATCAACTGACCGAAACAGGACGACCTTTGTACAAACAATTGCACGAAATTGCCGAGCAGTGGCGCCCGCACCGCACCATGGCTTGCCGCTATTTGTGGCGCTGGCAGCCAAACGCGAAATAG
- a CDS encoding LysR family transcriptional regulator, translating into MIDFAHLVFLEVAKQLNFSKAAEKLYLSQPSVSKHIKNLEGVYGVALFERKTNGISLTEEGHILVDFLTKAHQLNQELQFEISTLRNQSDAKGALVVGASTTVALYLMPRIFSSFRQAFPNIQLQLINRNSDNILKALLNHEVDVGIVEGTHKLSSVSYQFWLRDEVVAVCASNSPLAKTTTLSLEQLLHTPIAVREKGSGTLAVVVDALKNKGIALPQLPIQAIIGGTEALKNFILENGSLAFLPQLSVQKQLVNGELTKIEIPGLNIHRDFYIVQRQGDENHKLTRLFIKHCQQGINF; encoded by the coding sequence ATGATTGACTTTGCTCACCTTGTATTTTTGGAAGTGGCCAAACAGCTCAACTTTTCTAAAGCCGCCGAAAAGCTGTACTTATCGCAGCCTTCGGTGAGCAAACACATTAAAAACTTGGAAGGTGTCTATGGGGTTGCATTGTTTGAACGTAAAACCAACGGCATTAGTCTGACCGAAGAAGGCCATATTTTAGTTGATTTTCTGACCAAGGCTCATCAGTTAAACCAAGAGTTACAGTTTGAAATTTCGACTCTACGTAACCAATCGGACGCCAAAGGTGCGCTCGTCGTTGGTGCGAGCACGACCGTCGCGCTTTATCTAATGCCGCGTATTTTTTCTTCTTTCCGCCAAGCATTTCCCAATATTCAGTTACAACTTATCAATCGAAACTCGGACAATATTTTAAAAGCCCTTCTCAACCACGAAGTCGATGTGGGCATTGTGGAAGGAACCCACAAACTTAGTTCGGTTTCTTACCAATTCTGGCTTCGCGATGAGGTAGTGGCCGTTTGTGCCTCCAATAGCCCATTAGCAAAAACAACCACCCTGTCGTTGGAACAACTCCTTCATACGCCCATTGCGGTTCGCGAAAAAGGCTCAGGAACGCTCGCTGTTGTGGTTGATGCCTTAAAAAACAAAGGGATTGCACTTCCCCAATTGCCCATTCAAGCGATCATCGGCGGAACGGAAGCGCTTAAAAATTTCATTTTAGAAAATGGCTCGTTGGCCTTCCTTCCTCAATTATCTGTCCAAAAACAACTTGTAAACGGGGAGTTAACCAAAATTGAAATTCCAGGCTTGAACATTCACCGTGATTTTTACATCGTCCAACGCCAAGGGGATGAAAACCACAAACTCACACGACTGTTCATCAAACATTGCCAGCAGGGTATCAACTTTTAG
- a CDS encoding glycoside hydrolase family 25 protein yields MTRRITSSTPQKRPLPPVGWAILVGLLVLIGGGIWYYNRLNINQWRHVSKLGIRLPMKFQIHGIDISKHNGRINWNDLRAMRFEDIRLQFVYIKATEGTSLMDKDFKTSWQKADEVGLYRGAYHFYIPWKAPEPQFENFKKMVKLKRGDLPPVLDFEIGTNVYTREQVVANVATWLRLAENYYGVRPIIYTNADFYRRYIKGNLDNYPLWIADYSGWTLDRYDDARIHFWQHSKSGYVNGIRGTVDYNVFLGEVEDLKQLCVK; encoded by the coding sequence ATGACGCGTCGAATAACATCATCTACACCCCAAAAACGCCCCCTTCCGCCCGTTGGGTGGGCCATCTTGGTGGGGCTTCTTGTGCTGATTGGCGGAGGAATTTGGTATTATAACCGCCTGAATATCAATCAATGGAGACATGTGTCGAAATTAGGGATTCGTTTGCCGATGAAATTTCAAATCCACGGTATCGACATCTCAAAACACAACGGCCGCATCAATTGGAACGATCTTCGTGCGATGCGGTTTGAAGACATTCGCCTGCAATTTGTCTATATAAAAGCCACCGAGGGAACGTCATTGATGGACAAAGATTTCAAAACCAGTTGGCAAAAAGCCGATGAAGTGGGCTTGTACCGTGGTGCGTATCATTTTTACATTCCCTGGAAAGCACCAGAGCCGCAGTTTGAAAATTTCAAAAAAATGGTAAAACTAAAGCGAGGCGATTTGCCTCCTGTGCTTGATTTTGAAATTGGAACCAATGTCTATACCCGCGAACAAGTCGTTGCCAACGTGGCTACGTGGCTTCGGTTGGCCGAAAACTACTACGGTGTTCGCCCCATCATTTATACCAACGCCGACTTCTATCGCCGCTATATCAAAGGAAATTTGGACAATTATCCCCTTTGGATTGCCGATTATTCGGGTTGGACCCTCGACCGTTACGACGATGCCCGCATTCATTTTTGGCAACATTCAAAAAGTGGCTACGTCAATGGCATTCGCGGTACGGTTGACTACAATGTTTTTCTAGGGGAAGTCGAGGACCTAAAGCAGCTTTGCGTTAAGTGA
- a CDS encoding helix-turn-helix domain-containing protein codes for MFYSSAHQVPLNQDNIRLVFGLKLKQLRLDKSLSLSDLSQRTGLSISYINEIEKGKKYPKSDKIIALARALEVEYDSLVSIKLSKKLEPISELLQSNILTELPLDLFGIDPADLLEMLSDAPTKLSAFIGTLIEIARNYNMSVEQFYFSALRTYQEMYDNYFEDLEQEAEQFLAHYQVPEELILNDKYLADLLVKNYPYEIQFIDEKKYPELIGIRSMLVPRGDKLRLLVSPQLDANQRAFIYGRELGYQYMKLKNRLNTTHLVEAESFEQLLNNYKASYFASAIIIKGKVLAQKLSHFFDQPQFDGEALVQLIDYFHSTPESFCYRLSNILPKYFGISQLFFLRFNNFAGQNRFDLTKEMHIARKHNPHTVRDEHYCRRWVALTILQELADLQSKGQYHHTLCRMQISHYMDTQDEYFVVAFAKPMSPTPNLNVSVSMGIRLDNNVRAKIKFLNNADIPKREVNETCERCPSFDCKERMAAPTVLQRKRKNEAIRKAMLQLSGEA; via the coding sequence ATGTTTTACTCATCCGCTCATCAAGTGCCACTGAATCAAGATAATATTCGCCTCGTTTTTGGACTAAAACTAAAACAACTTCGCCTCGACAAATCACTGTCTCTCAGCGACTTGTCGCAGCGTACGGGGCTTTCTATTTCTTACATCAACGAAATTGAAAAAGGGAAAAAATACCCTAAATCCGATAAAATAATTGCCCTTGCCCGCGCCCTCGAAGTTGAGTATGATTCATTGGTTTCGATTAAACTCAGTAAAAAATTAGAACCTATTTCGGAGCTTCTTCAGTCGAATATCCTCACCGAACTTCCCTTAGATTTGTTTGGCATCGACCCCGCCGACTTGCTCGAAATGCTCTCCGACGCTCCCACGAAGCTCAGTGCTTTTATCGGAACCCTGATTGAAATTGCCCGCAATTACAACATGTCGGTGGAGCAGTTTTATTTCTCGGCTTTGCGTACGTACCAAGAGATGTATGACAACTATTTTGAGGATTTGGAACAAGAAGCCGAGCAGTTTTTAGCCCACTACCAAGTCCCCGAAGAGTTGATTTTGAACGACAAATACTTGGCAGATTTGTTGGTTAAAAACTACCCCTACGAAATTCAGTTTATCGACGAAAAAAAATACCCCGAACTCATCGGTATTCGGTCAATGCTCGTTCCACGAGGAGACAAATTGCGCTTACTGGTCAGTCCCCAACTCGACGCCAACCAGCGTGCTTTTATTTACGGTCGGGAATTAGGCTACCAATACATGAAGCTCAAGAACCGCCTCAATACCACGCACTTAGTGGAAGCCGAGTCGTTTGAGCAACTTCTGAATAACTATAAAGCATCGTATTTTGCGAGTGCCATCATTATCAAAGGGAAAGTTCTGGCTCAAAAACTAAGTCACTTTTTTGACCAACCCCAGTTTGACGGCGAAGCACTCGTACAACTCATTGACTACTTCCACAGTACCCCCGAGTCTTTCTGCTATCGGCTGAGCAATATCCTTCCTAAGTACTTTGGTATCAGCCAATTGTTCTTTTTGCGTTTCAATAATTTTGCGGGTCAAAATCGCTTTGACCTCACCAAAGAAATGCACATCGCGCGCAAACACAACCCCCATACCGTACGCGACGAACACTACTGCCGCCGTTGGGTAGCGTTGACGATTTTGCAGGAACTCGCTGATTTACAATCTAAAGGGCAATATCATCATACGTTGTGCCGAATGCAGATTTCGCATTACATGGACACCCAAGACGAATACTTTGTGGTGGCTTTTGCCAAGCCGATGTCTCCAACCCCCAACCTCAACGTGAGTGTTTCGATGGGTATTCGTTTGGACAATAATGTACGGGCAAAGATTAAGTTTTTGAACAATGCTGACATTCCCAAACGTGAAGTCAACGAAACCTGCGAGCGTTGTCCTTCGTTTGACTGCAAAGAACGGATGGCAGCTCCCACTGTACTGCAACGCAAACGCAAAAATGAAGCCATCCGCAAAGCCATGCTTCAGCTAAGCGGGGAAGCCTAA